The nucleotide sequence ACGACCCGGCCGGCCATGAGCAGGCCGTAGGTGGGGGCCAGCGCCGAGATGAGGTTGCCCGCGACGAAGAGCACCATGAGGCCGAGCAGCACCGGCTTGGGGCGCAGCCGGGCGGTGGCCATCGTCAGCAGGACGCCGCCGACCGCGACGGAGAGCGCGTAGCCAGAGATGAGCCACCCGGCGGTGGCCTCGGTGACGCCGAGGTCGCCGGCGACGTCGGGCAGGAGCCCGGCGATGACGAACTCGGTGAGCCCGATGCCGAAGCCGCCGGCGGCGAGGGCGAGGAGTGCGAGGGGCATGACTGGTCCTTCTCGTGATGAGTGCACGCGGCGGTATCCCGCGTCTGCAAGTAACTGGGACGACGTTAGTTGCAGACGCGGGATATTGCAAGACGCGATATGATGGTGACGCACGTGGACGACGAGGAGGAGGACCGATGGGGATCAGCGACACCGCGGTCGAGGTGCGCGCGCAGGGCTGGCGCCGGCTCACCGCGCTGCACGGGCTCATCGAGTCGACGCTCGAGCGCTCGCTCACCGAGGAGCACGGGTTGTCCGTCGTCGAGTACACCGTCCTCGACACGCTCTCGCGCCAGGACGGGTGGCACCTGCGGATGACGCAGCTCGGCCGCGCGGCCGCGCTCTCCCCCAGCGCCGCCACCCGGCTCGTCAACCGCCTCGAGGACCGCGGCCTCCTGACGCGCATCCTCTGCGCGGACGACCGGCGCGGCATCTACACCGAGCTGACGCCCGCAGGGCGCGACCTGCTCGAGCGCGCCCGTCCCACCGCCGACGACGCACTGCACGGAGCGGTCGAGCAGGCCCGCGACACACCGGAGCTCGCCGACCTCGTCGACGCCGCAGGCCTCGCCTGAGGGTCAGGCCTCGGGGCTCGTCGGCAGGTCCTCGAAGACCTCGAACGAGTAGCCGGTGTCGCGGTGGACCCGGCTGAGCAGCTGCACCGAAGAGACCTCCCACTCGGGGCTCTCGTAGCGCCCCAGCGCCTCGACGACCTGCTCGAGCACGGGCACGGTCGTGGCGTCGGTGACCTTCGCGACGGTGAGCCGCGGCACGAAGAGGCGGCGGTCGACGTAGAAGGCGTGGTCGGCGACGAGCGGGGGCAGGTTGCGGGCGATGTGGGCCAGGTGCTCGACGTCGCCCTGCACCTTGAGGGCGATGCTCGGGTCGGTCTCGTCCTCGAGCGCCCAGACGCCCGAGAGCCGGATGCGGGCCTTGAGCCCGAAGCGACGGGTCGGCCAGTAGAGCGCCTCGTGCAGACGCCGCGCATCCGGGACCGTGAGGTTGCCGAGCCCGATGATCCGCAGCCGGAAGGCCCCCGCGTGGGTGAGCTCGAGCTGCTGGGCGGCGCCGGGGACGCGCGCGACGATGCCCGTGACCGCCTCACGGACGTGGTCCGGCGGCAGCACCGCCACGGACAGCTGCATGTCACCTCCTCACCCTCGTCGTCCGGTTCCACGACATCGTGGCACCGCTGGCCCTCGTGTGCCGGGAGGCACGGGCCTGTGCGGACCGAACCACCCCGAGCCGGAGCGCCGCGCAGGCCGACTCGTCGCGCCGCGCCCGTCCCGGCCGCCGCCGGACCTCGGGCCCCGCGCCACCGGGAGTGGCCGGAGGTGACGCTACCCTCGGTCACGCGGGTGCGCGGGACATCCGGGCCACGGGGTGTCCTCGACCGGTCCGAAGTGCCTCCACCCCCGGGCCTCTAGCTCAACGGTCAGAGCTGCGGACTTTTAATCCGTAGGTTGTGGGTTCGAATCCCACGGGGCCCACCAAAGCCGCAGGTCAACCGCGGTACCGCTGATCGCTCGCACCCCGAAATCAGGGGGGTGTGGCGATATGTGTGGCTACATCCCGTCACTTCCGCCGGTCGGAGCAGGAGCTCTGCCACGGACATCGGCCCCGCCAGATCACCCTCACGGCGACGGCTCGCGATGTGGTCAACGGCATCTGCTGTGGTTGACTCCGGCGAACCCATTTCGTGGAAAGGAACCACATGGCCCAGCGAACGGTCACGATTTTCTCGGACGACCTCGATGGCAAGGAGAGCTCGGACATCGAGACAGTCGCATTCGGCTTCGACGGCGCCAGCTACGAGATCGACCTGTCGAAGAAGAACCGCGCTGCGATGGAGAAGGCTCTTGCGCCGTACCTCAACGCAGCGCGCAGGGCGACGAGCACCCGCGCACGCGCTACCCCTGCTCGCCGCGAAACCGTGACCTCGGATGACCGTGAGTGGCTGCGCAAGAACGGCTTTCCGGACGTCAAGGACCGGGGCCGGCTTCCCAGGGCAGCGATCGATGCGCTGAAGGGCCGCTGACAGCTCGACTGCATTGCCGCGTCTTTCGACGCTCGCGCTCTCACTCATTGCGCGCTATCCCGCCGTCGGTCGAGCCTTCCAGTGACTCCAACACCTCGGCCATCGCCGACGTTACGGCACGACGTCCCATGTAGACGTCCTGGGTCATCGAGATT is from Arthrobacter sp. NEB 688 and encodes:
- a CDS encoding Lsr2 family protein, with the translated sequence MAQRTVTIFSDDLDGKESSDIETVAFGFDGASYEIDLSKKNRAAMEKALAPYLNAARRATSTRARATPARRETVTSDDREWLRKNGFPDVKDRGRLPRAAIDALKGR
- a CDS encoding MarR family transcriptional regulator yields the protein MGISDTAVEVRAQGWRRLTALHGLIESTLERSLTEEHGLSVVEYTVLDTLSRQDGWHLRMTQLGRAAALSPSAATRLVNRLEDRGLLTRILCADDRRGIYTELTPAGRDLLERARPTADDALHGAVEQARDTPELADLVDAAGLA